A part of Brachybacterium faecium DSM 4810 genomic DNA contains:
- a CDS encoding transcriptional regulator of sugar metabolism (PFAM: DeoR-like helix-turn-helix domain; Bacterial regulatory proteins, deoR family) has protein sequence MNVRISGSDQKPAPLSAPPAPAKDRSARWDHVLTLLASTKRLSVSEVARELGVSESTVRRDFVEMERAQLARRTHGGIVAVDVAYSLATVPRRADEASAQRERVADRAAAMVEPGQIIGFNGGRTTTSTARRAVARPDIDSRDGAPGLTVVCAALNIATEAVLRPSVRTVVLGGVAEPYSFELTGPLATATMRDLWLDTMFVGTVGLDLHAGLTCNSDAEAGVTRIMIGHSRRVVGLATADKIGHRALAGICPVSVLTDLVIAGPVPEALRAHLDEASVRLHEV, from the coding sequence GTGAACGTGCGTATTTCAGGATCTGACCAGAAGCCCGCGCCCCTCTCCGCGCCGCCCGCCCCGGCCAAGGACCGCAGCGCACGCTGGGACCACGTGCTCACCCTGCTGGCCTCCACGAAACGGCTGAGCGTCTCCGAGGTGGCGCGCGAGCTGGGGGTGAGCGAGTCCACCGTGCGGCGGGACTTCGTGGAGATGGAGCGCGCCCAGCTCGCCCGGCGCACCCACGGCGGGATCGTCGCCGTCGACGTCGCCTACTCGCTGGCCACCGTGCCGCGCCGGGCCGACGAGGCCTCCGCCCAGCGCGAGCGGGTCGCCGACCGCGCCGCGGCGATGGTCGAGCCCGGTCAGATCATCGGCTTCAACGGCGGCCGCACCACCACCTCCACCGCCCGCCGGGCCGTGGCCCGCCCCGACATCGACTCCCGAGACGGCGCTCCGGGCCTCACGGTCGTCTGCGCGGCGCTGAACATCGCCACCGAGGCCGTGCTGCGCCCCTCGGTGCGCACCGTCGTGCTGGGCGGCGTCGCCGAGCCGTACTCCTTCGAGCTCACCGGGCCGCTCGCGACCGCCACCATGCGTGACCTGTGGCTGGACACCATGTTCGTGGGCACCGTCGGCCTGGACCTCCACGCGGGCCTGACCTGCAACTCGGACGCCGAGGCGGGGGTCACCCGGATCATGATCGGCCACTCCCGCCGCGTGGTCGGCCTCGCCACGGCGGACAAGATCGGCCACCGCGCCCTCGCCGGCATCTGCCCGGTCTCGGTGCTCACCGACCTGGTGATCGCCGGGCCCGTCCCGGAGGCGCTGCGCGCCCATCTCGACGAGGCGTCGGTGCGGCTGCACGAGGTCTGA